A single Populus alba chromosome 7, ASM523922v2, whole genome shotgun sequence DNA region contains:
- the LOC118049657 gene encoding probable WRKY transcription factor 51 → MDYPQNPKPSCNYSYTNEGLDPWTIELQPSDYLMLDDGFGEDSSSQNMVSSEQVASGSSTGYSGATSRNNSIKCKNGVNKNKTEEEHRVAFRTKSDLEIMDDGYKWRKYGKKSVKNSPNPRNYYKCSSSGCNVKKRVERDREDSRYVLTSYDGVHNHESPSNGF, encoded by the exons ATGGACTATCCTCAGAACCCTAAACCTAGCTGTAATTATTCTTATACCAATGAAGGTTTAGATCCGTGGACGATTGAGCTTCAGCCGTCGGATTATCTCATGCTTGATGATGGATTTGGTGAAGATTCATCCTCGCAAAATATGGTATCATCGGAGCAAGTTGCCAGTGGTTCATCAACCGGATACAGTGGTGCAACATCAAGAAATAATAGCAT AAAATGCAAGAATGGAGTGAATAAAAACAAGACAGAAGAGGAGCATAGAGTTGCATTTAGAACAAAATCTGATCTGGAGATCATGGATGATGGATATAAATGGAGGAAGTATGGGAAGAAGTCAGTCAAGAACAGCCCAAATCCAAG GAATTACTACAAATGCTCAAGTAGTGGATGCAATGTAAAGAAGAGAGTAGAAAGAGATAGAGAAGACTCAAGATATGTGTTGACTTCTTATGATGGAGTGCACAACCATGAAAGCCCTTCTAATGGCTTCTAA